AAAACAATACTTTGTTATGGCGACTCAAACACCTATGGCTGTAAACCTCTCAGTAGTGAAATGCTGAAAAAATTCATTCCGGGAAATCTTCGATTTTCCAAAGATCAAAGGTGGTCGGGTATCCTCGCACAAAAATTTGAAAACAAATGTGACGTTATTGAGGAAGGACTTAATGCACGAACAACCGTGTGGGACGATCCAATGAATCCATTTCGAAATGGAAAGGAATACCTCGTACCCTGTTTAGAGAGCCACGCCCCTGTTGATATTGTCATACTCATGCTTGGCACAAATGATTTTAAGACTCGTTTCTCTCTTTCTGCTTATGATGTTTCTTTGGGTATCGCATCACTAATAGAGATTATCAAAAGTAGTGGTGCGGGCCCAAATGGGACATCTCCAAAAATTCTTCTCATCTCACCCGCTGCAATAACACATCTCACCGATTTTGCTGATATGTTCGGTGCAACAGCTCAAGCCAGATCAAAAGAATTGTCTTCACGTCTTCAAAGAGTAGCAGCAAATCATGCATGCGATTTCCTCGATGCCGGTCAAATTGTTACGACAAGTGAAATTGATGGCTTTCATCTTGATGCAGATTCCCATACAAAACTAGGGGAAGCTGTTTTCAAAGTCATCACTCAGATGCTTTGATAGAAGAAAGCAGAAACTAAAAAAAGAATTGAGAGAATAACCAGAAAGTGTCTGACACTTATTGGTTAAGCATTCCATGCCCTCAAGAAAAAATGAGTAATTCCTTTGTCGGATCAACAGCGTATTTGGAAAAATCAGTCCTGCCACGATCACGAAGAACATCTTCGTCAAAAAGTGTTTTTCCTGTGAGCTGACAACCGGTTGTCGTGATCATTTCATATGCGGCTTCAGCCATAATTTCTGGAGTACGACTTTGTTTCATCATCTCTTCACCGAAATGAACTTGAATCGCGGCTGTCGCAATCGATGTTCTTGGCCAGAGTGAATTGACGGCAATGCCATATTGGTTCAACTCTGACGAAAGACCAATCGTGCATATTGTCATTCCATATTTCGAAATCATATACGCAAGATTTTGCTTCAGCCATTTTGTTTCAAAATTTATCGGCGGTGACATATTCAAAATGTGAGCATTTTTTGATTTCTTTAAATAAGGAAGTGTTTTCTGTGCACACAGAAAAACAGCTCGCGCATTCACTGATTGCACCAAATCATACCGCTTCATGGGAGTTGTTTCGAGAGAAGCCAGATGAATGGCCCCAGCATTATTGATGAGAACATCAACGCCACCAAATTTCTCAACAGTTTTCGAAACCATTACTTCAATTTGAGCTTCATCGCGCACATCGACTTGGATGGGAAGAACATTTCCACCGGCTGCTTCAACTTCTTCTGCAACCGTATAAATCGACCCTTCCAGTTTCGGATGCTTCTCCGTTGTCTTCGATGCAATAACGATATTCGCGCCGTCACGTGCACACTTCAGCGCAATGGCTCTTCCAATACCACGACTCGCACCCGTGATGATGATCGTTTTATTTTTTAGCTTCATCTCATTTCTATCTTTCGCCATGACGTTGAATTACCAATAAGTGTCTGACACTTATTGGTCTTTTATATGGAGATCAACGAGAAACAAGCAAAGCGAGGCCCGATGGAAAGTAAAAAGGGGGCGGTCTCACGACCGTCCCCCTTCTTGAGAAAGGAGGGTTAGGGTTCTTTATTAAGCATCAAACTTGCGAGTCTCATTTTCCGAAAAAGTTTGCTGTTTCTGAAGCATCAAATCGCGTTCAAATTCGTCGAGCGCATATGGATCAAAGTTCTGAAGTTTTTCACGCGCCTCACAATACACTTGATGACAATTTTGCATATATTCTAAAAGTTCTTCACGACGTTCATGAGCAACTCCTTTGTCATCATATTCAAGTCGCGCATATTCGTGATTGATTGAACTTGTTGCCATCTTCAATTGAAGATCGAGAAGATATTTGAGCGATGAACTTTCCGTCGCCTCGCCGGTGATCGGAAGAATCGCAATCATCTTTTGATCTCTCTGCTCAAGCATCCCTTCCATGTTCCATTTGTGTGCCATACATCCTCCTTACTTCGGTCGCTTCAACCTTCAAGAATGCGAAGTACATGCCAAACACGAAAAAACTTGAAGAATACATCGTAATTAGTTGATTTTTAATTGTTTTTTATAAACCCTTCAGGCGAAGAAATGTGAGGCTAAAGAACATAAAGGAGGGCCGCCAGGCCCCTTTTGGGGGGATATCTCCCCAGGAGGAATTTTAGGAAATTTCCTTCAAAATCTGCTGCACTACCGCGTGTGGATCTTTGGCTTGAACCACAGGACGACCGATCACCAGATAATCTGCTCCAGCTGCAATTGCCATCACTGGCGCTGCAAACCGACGTTGATCAAGGGGTGCGCTTCCAAGAGGACGCACACCGGTAGTCACAATCAGAAAACGCTCACCACATGCTTTTCGCACAGGTTTAATTTCAAGCGGGCTCGCAACGACGCCCTGAAATCCACATTTTTTTGCGAGCTGCGCTAAACGAACCACCTGTTCGCGCACCTCAAATTGCACTCCGACATCCGCGAGCGTCTCCATACTTGTCAGCACCGTCACGGCAAGAAGCAGCGGCATTTCGGTTTTACTTCCAGCAGCATCCTCCGCAGCATGCGCAGCGCGTCGAAGCATTTCTGTTCCGCCAGTCGCATGCACCGTTAACATCGCGACCCCAAGTTTTGTCGCATGCCTTACCGCAAGTTCCACGGTCGAAGGAATATCGTGATATTTTAAATCGAGAAAAACCTTACATTGGTGATCATGAACCATCTTGATGACATCAGGACCGAGCGCTGTATAGGTGGGAAGCCCAATCTCAAAAATATGAACTTCCTTCTTCAGAAGTTTTACCATCTTCTCAGCATCTCTCATACGATCTGCGAGAAGTGCGACGATCAATCGATCCCGATACTCAACTTTTTTTTCTACCATCGGCGCTCCAGGTCTTCTCTCATCACTTCACAATTTTAAGAAAATGTGTGCGTACGTGATCAAATTTTACTTTTTCTACTGTTCCGGTTTTGCGTTCCTTCCATTCCACCACACCCTCTTTCAGTCCCTTACTCCCCACAACAACCTGATAAGGAATCCCAATTAAATCTGCATCAGCAAATTTCACTCCGGGCCGTTCATCACGATCATCAAGAAGTGGTTCCAAGTCCTTTGCTTGAATCTCCTGTGCAATCTTATTCGCAACTTCCAAAACTTCAAATTCTGTTCCGAGAGGAATCACTTCAATTTGAAAAGGAGCAATCGGAAGCGGCCAGATTATTCCTCGCTCATCGTGATTCTGTTCAATCGCTGCTGCCGCAGTGCGACCGATACCGATACCGTAGCATCCCATGACAAGCGGAACTTCATTTCCTTTTTCATCCAGGAAATTTGCTTTCATCGCCTCCGAATATTTCGTTCCCAGAAAAAAGACCTGCCCTACCTCAATGCCGCGAAAATTCTCTAATGAAGATTGGCAACGAGGACATTTCTCAGAATTTTTGAGCTCACTATTGATCGCATATTCACATTTCGTGCAGGCAAAGATTTGATCTTCTCCTGATGCCGCGAGCACCTGAAACTCGTGCGACTTTGTGCCACCGATAGCGCCGGTTGCAGCTTCAACAGCGCGAAAATCGAGTCCACATCGTTTAAAGATGCGAATATACGCCTCATACATTTTTTGATAGGTTTGAAGAGAATGAGGTTCATCGCGATCAAAGGAATAACTATCTTTCATGATAAATTCACGCCCACGCATCAGTCCAAAACGAGGACGAATTTCATCACGAAATTTTGTCTGAATTTGAAAAAGATTTTTCGGAAGATCGCGATAGGATCGAATTTCGCGACGCGCTAAATCGGTAATTGCTTCTTCATGAGTTGGACCAACACAAAATTCTCGATCATGTCGATCTTTAAAGCGAAGTAATTCTTTTCCATACACATCCCATCTTTTGGATTCCTTCCAAAGTTCTGCTGGCATGACAATCGGAAGAAGAAGTTCATGGGCGCCGCTTTTTTCCATTTCAGATCGAATGATACCTTCGATTTTTCGAAGCACTCGTAAGCAGAGAGGAAGATACGTATAAACTCCAGCCGCAAGCTTTCGAATATAACCAGCTCGTAGCATGAGTTGATGGCTTATGACTTCGGCATCACTCGGAGCTTCGCGAAGCGTTGGAATCAAGAGTTCTGAGTAACGCATGAGCCGTCTCCCTTTTGAAAGTAACGTCGTTTTCTCGCGATCATAAAAATTGAAGCTATAATGCTGACTCCCAGTAAAACATTGGTGCTGTTATTCCCTCGCATTAATCCACAACCACTGGATCCCTCTTTTGGTAAACCCGCTGACGCAGAGGTATTGCTATTTGGTTTCAAATTTTTACACGGATTTGCAGCCGTCACTTTTACGACGGGCATCTCCATCACCTCGCCCCCCTTGCTACATTCAACGGTCGATTTTCCATCCGATGTTTCAATCGTTGCAGCCGTAAATCCTTGAGGAGGATTGGGAAGCGGTTCAAATCCGGACTGGCCTATATATTGTGATGGGAGTTGTTCATAGAGCACTTGATATTTTTTTTCAGGAACAATGCCGTAAAGAGTGTAGTCGCTGTTTGGTTCACATCCTGGATACAGCACACCAGAGACAAAAGCACGCACATCTTCTTTCGTCAGTCCTTCAGATTCGCCCACACGCTGCGCAAGAAGATTAACACCGCGAAGAGGAATACTTTTATCATCCTCCACGCGGCCGCGTATGATACAAAACTCTGAATGAAAAGTTGTGCTCGGATACATCCACGAAATAGTTACTTTATCATCGCGAGCTAAATTAATTTGAAGGGGTGTTTTCAGCTCTGGAAACATGGTCGGAATAAATTCTCCATCAACACAAGCACCGTCTTTTTTACAGGCAAGAGCAGCGGCCGCCATTGTTGAACCATGATCCAAATTTAAAAAATGTCCTATTTCATGAAGTCCAGAGGCACGATGAAGCATTTCCGCGCGGGCTTGATCGGGATCAAGCCGATTATTTTCGAGAAGATATCCACTTAAAATAGTAACGCCTCGCAATATTTTTTTACCATCTCCGGAAGAAAGGAGTGGAGCTGTCACTCCAATGATCAGAGTTTTATCGATGCCAATATCTTCGAGAATAGATCCGTCAGGATCAAAAATAACAGCGGAAGGTCCCTCTGTTGCAGAGAGATATTCGTGATAGTTGGTTTTATCGACATCCTTTCCAAGACTCCCCCCCGACTTTATCGTTATATCCACTGTCTTAACGGAACGACCATCTGCTGTCTGCATGGTGACATTACTCCAAGTTGAAAAAGCTTCTTGCACCCATTGCACCGCTTTTTGATTATTCACATTGGTCGCAAGTGAGCCATCATCATGGAACCATTCCACTGTATTTTTATCCCATCGTTGTGCGGTCCCACTCTTATTCACCGTATCAATGGCAATGGGACCTCCTGCAGAGAGATCCAAAGAAAACAGGAGCAATAAAAAAGTATAAAGAATTTTTTTCATCGCGCATTCTCCCCAAGAGCATTCACGAGGTCTACAAAACTTTGAAGTGAAATCACGGAACCATCCTGACTCGATGCTGATTTCGCGGCAGTCAATGTTTTTTGAACTCCTTGTTTTACGGGTAAATTCTGAAATAAAGATGTGCTTAAAAATTTATTCGTGACTGATTTTGTCCCATTTGCTTGAACCACCACATCAAAAACTCCTTGTTCAAGACCAACGGTAGAAGAGAGTCCTGTCGCGGGACTGCGTCGCGTTGTAAAAAGAACATATTCTTTATTTTTTTCAAATTGAGGGAGACCGATAATAAAAGAGACATTCATTTTTGCCGCCTCTTCTCTCGTAGCTCCATATTGAACAAACTCGAACAGTTCTCCCTCTTTTTTCTGTTGAGGTCCTTTGATCCATTGTCCAATACGAAATGTATACTTTGTAACAAGGAGTCCACCTGAGAAACGAGCATCGGGAAGAAGCTCTACTCGTCGATCAATACACGTTCCCACAAAGGAGGCTTCTGCTGTTTGAGTAATATGTTCAAGATTTGCATGTATCGCTTGCGTGCTGTAAGCAAGAGAAGAAAGAAAAAAGGGAAAGACTATAAAAACAGAGAGATAGAAATATCGAAACATGAATTCTCCTTTTTTATTCATTGAAGAAAAAGGAATCTATCGAGAAGTATGATGAGAGTCAATGAAGCTCCGCCGTATAAATCGCACAAAAACAAAGGGCGATTCATGATGAATCGCCCTTTTTGAAAATTCTTTCTGAAAAATTATTATTTGGCTGGCGTTTCTGAGTCTTCCTCTGCTGGAACCACAACCACTCCCCATCCTTCTGGCTTTTCTCCCTTTGTAAGTTTGAGAGAAGATTTTGCACAAGGATCTCCTAATTGTCCATCAACTTTTGTTTCAATAATTTCCAGCGAACCTTCTGCGCCTTCTTCATTAAACGAAAGATTATAAACACTGCTTACTTCTCCCTCTTCCATTAAAATTGTCGCATTATTTCCTGCAAGAGTGCCGCGACCTTCAGTGGCATCTTCAAACTGAATACTCACCACATCACCTGCCTGAATCACATCGATTGAAAGCGGTCCCTCGACAACCACATCTGCTTGGCAGGTATTTGTTTCATTCGTCATCTCTCCACTATAAAATCCCTGATAAGCGCTTGCAGCAGCAACATCAGGATCTGCTGGAGGAGGAGCACTTACTGTTTTACTTTTACTATCAAAAGCAGAACAGGATGCGATGAATAAAAGTGATGCGAGAACAACGAAAATGCGACTCCCCATAAAATCCTCCTTATAGTGTTTGACTCAATCCTCGTATCGCAGGTTTCTCAAAGAAGTTGCGTGTTTTTTAGATAAAAAAA
This portion of the Deltaproteobacteria bacterium RIFCSPHIGHO2_02_FULL_44_16 genome encodes:
- a CDS encoding short chain dehydrogenase produces the protein MKLKNKTIIITGASRGIGRAIALKCARDGANIVIASKTTEKHPKLEGSIYTVAEEVEAAGGNVLPIQVDVRDEAQIEVMVSKTVEKFGGVDVLINNAGAIHLASLETTPMKRYDLVQSVNARAVFLCAQKTLPYLKKSKNAHILNMSPPINFETKWLKQNLAYMISKYGMTICTIGLSSELNQYGIAVNSLWPRTSIATAAIQVHFGEEMMKQSRTPEIMAEAAYEMITTTGCQLTGKTLFDEDVLRDRGRTDFSKYAVDPTKELLIFS
- a CDS encoding orotidine 5'-phosphate decarboxylase, with the protein product MVEKKVEYRDRLIVALLADRMRDAEKMVKLLKKEVHIFEIGLPTYTALGPDVIKMVHDHQCKVFLDLKYHDIPSTVELAVRHATKLGVAMLTVHATGGTEMLRRAAHAAEDAAGSKTEMPLLLAVTVLTSMETLADVGVQFEVREQVVRLAQLAKKCGFQGVVASPLEIKPVRKACGERFLIVTTGVRPLGSAPLDQRRFAAPVMAIAAGADYLVIGRPVVQAKDPHAVVQQILKEIS
- a CDS encoding proline--tRNA ligase (catalyzes the formation of prolyl-tRNA(Pro) from proline and tRNA(Pro)); amino-acid sequence: MRYSELLIPTLREAPSDAEVISHQLMLRAGYIRKLAAGVYTYLPLCLRVLRKIEGIIRSEMEKSGAHELLLPIVMPAELWKESKRWDVYGKELLRFKDRHDREFCVGPTHEEAITDLARREIRSYRDLPKNLFQIQTKFRDEIRPRFGLMRGREFIMKDSYSFDRDEPHSLQTYQKMYEAYIRIFKRCGLDFRAVEAATGAIGGTKSHEFQVLAASGEDQIFACTKCEYAINSELKNSEKCPRCQSSLENFRGIEVGQVFFLGTKYSEAMKANFLDEKGNEVPLVMGCYGIGIGRTAAAAIEQNHDERGIIWPLPIAPFQIEVIPLGTEFEVLEVANKIAQEIQAKDLEPLLDDRDERPGVKFADADLIGIPYQVVVGSKGLKEGVVEWKERKTGTVEKVKFDHVRTHFLKIVK